From Anopheles darlingi chromosome 2, idAnoDarlMG_H_01, whole genome shotgun sequence, the proteins below share one genomic window:
- the LOC125959682 gene encoding tropomyosin-1, isoforms 9A/A/B isoform X12, which translates to MAANVQQSGNLLDVLKKKMRQTKEEMEKYKDECEEFHKKLQNEVMRREEAESEVAALNRRIQLLEEDLERSEERLASATAKLSEASAAADESERIRKALENRTNMEDDRVAILEAQLAQAKLIAEEADKKYEEVARKLVLMEQDLERSEEKVEMNESKIVELEEELRVVGNNLKSLEVSEEKATQREESYGGQVRVLDQRLKEAEARAEFAERSVQKLQKEVDRLEDEMTIERAKNKMLQEEMEATLHDIQNM; encoded by the exons ATGGCCGCGAACGTGCAGCAAAGTGGTAACCTGCTCGAcgtgctgaagaagaagatgcgcCAGACGAAGGAGGAGATGGAAAAGTACAAAGATGAATGTGaagaatttcacaaaaaactGCAGAACGAAGTGATGAGGCGTGAGGAA GCTGAATCAGAAGTTGCCGCTCTGAACCGTCGTATTCAGCTGTTGGAGGAAGATCTCGAACGTTCGGAAGAACGTTTGGCTTCCGCCACGGCTAAATTGTCAGAGGCTTCGGCCGCTGCTGACGAGAGCGAACG GATCCGGAAAGCGCTTGAAAATCGCACAAACATGGAGGACGATAGGGTAGCGATACTGGAGGCGCAGCTAGCTCAAGCCAAGCTAATAGCAGAGGAAGCGGACAAAAAATACGAAGAG GTGGCCAGAAAGCTGGTGCTTATGGAACAGGACCTGGAACGCTCGGAGGAGAAGGTTGAGATGAACGAAAG CAAGATCGTCGAGCTTGAGGAAGAGCTGCGCGTGGTCGGTAACAACCTGAAGTCGCTGGAAGTCTCGGAGGAAAAG GCGACGCAACGAGAGGAATCGTACGGTGGACAAGTTAGAGTGTTGGATCAACGTCTTAAGGAG GCTGAAGCCCGTGCTGAGTTCGCTGAACGTTCTGTTCAGAAGTTGCAGAAGGAAGTCGACAGACTCGAAG ACGAGATGACGATCGAACGTGCCAAGAACAAAATGCTTCAAgaggaaatggaagcaacGCTTCACGATATTCAGAACATGTAA